A single genomic interval of Mucilaginibacter robiniae harbors:
- a CDS encoding RsiV family protein, with amino-acid sequence MTIKHLLFILPAIGMSACIQNHAPDVKAAITTDTLTYTYKSVKQKADDCGSKPDKKCTIAYFQYPAFDKAGNLNDSVVTRLALLLDNKRGVAGIQQLTWAFMNDYKAFKQKNPSSNITFEMTGKASVIRQDSSFTSVALTGYLFNGGAHGTSTTHYINWNTKSGKKVTLNDILKPDYQTELTKVADKIFRKEENLYPTASLSQDYFFKNGQFSLNDNYLITPVGIDFLYNPTEIKPFAAGTTTITIPYGQIKTLLKPNTITAQYLK; translated from the coding sequence ATGACAATTAAACATTTGCTATTTATACTGCCGGCTATTGGTATGTCGGCTTGCATTCAAAATCATGCACCTGATGTAAAAGCAGCTATTACTACTGATACTTTAACATATACTTACAAGTCGGTAAAGCAAAAAGCTGATGACTGCGGCAGTAAACCGGATAAAAAATGTACAATAGCCTATTTTCAATATCCAGCTTTTGATAAAGCCGGCAATCTGAATGATTCTGTTGTTACGCGATTAGCTTTACTGCTGGATAACAAACGTGGTGTAGCTGGCATTCAGCAACTAACATGGGCTTTCATGAATGATTATAAAGCTTTCAAACAAAAAAATCCGTCATCTAACATAACGTTTGAAATGACAGGAAAAGCCAGCGTTATTCGACAGGATTCCAGCTTTACGTCTGTAGCATTAACTGGTTATTTGTTTAACGGCGGTGCACATGGTACCAGTACGACGCACTACATCAACTGGAATACTAAATCAGGTAAAAAAGTCACCTTAAATGATATTTTAAAACCAGATTATCAGACCGAGCTTACCAAGGTTGCCGATAAGATATTCAGGAAAGAAGAAAACCTGTACCCTACAGCATCTTTAAGCCAAGATTACTTTTTTAAAAATGGCCAGTTCAGCTTGAATGATAATTACCTGATTACACCAGTAGGTATTGATTTTCTATACAACCCAACCGAGATAAAACCATTTGCCGCAGGTACTACTACTATCACCATACCTTACGGACAAATTAAAACACTGCTTAAGCCCAATACTATCACAGCACAATACTTAAAATAA
- a CDS encoding GNAT family N-acetyltransferase, protein MQPHLRVAKKEDCPRLMDLIHELALYERAPQEVTVTLPEFEDAGFGQNPVWKAFVVEVDNLIVGFALYYIRYSTWKGCRLYLEDLIVTENMRGQGIGKMLFNRLIQEAQELGFNGMVWQVLDWNEPAINFYHKYEAGLEAGWLNASLSKQQILDYQ, encoded by the coding sequence ATGCAGCCACATTTAAGAGTAGCTAAAAAAGAAGACTGTCCACGCTTAATGGACTTGATTCATGAACTAGCTTTATATGAGCGTGCCCCTCAGGAAGTAACCGTAACGCTGCCTGAATTTGAAGATGCCGGTTTTGGCCAAAACCCGGTTTGGAAAGCATTTGTAGTAGAAGTAGATAACCTAATAGTAGGCTTTGCCTTATATTACATTCGTTACTCTACCTGGAAAGGCTGTCGGTTATATTTGGAAGATTTAATTGTAACCGAAAATATGCGTGGTCAAGGCATTGGCAAAATGCTATTCAACCGCCTGATACAGGAAGCACAGGAACTTGGGTTTAATGGTATGGTATGGCAAGTATTGGATTGGAATGAACCTGCCATAAACTTTTACCATAAATACGAAGCTGGATTAGAAGCTGGCTGGCTTAATGCCTCATTATCCAAACAACAGATTTTAGATTACCAATAA
- a CDS encoding YggS family pyridoxal phosphate-dependent enzyme, producing the protein MSITDNITRLKNEMDTIKVTLVAVSKTKPVNELEEAYNAGQRIFGENQVQELVEKHEQLPKDIQWHLIGHLQSNKVKYIAPFINLIHSVDSLKLLQEINKHAEKNNRVIDCLLQIYIADEETKFGLGFDEAIELLRSEEFTALKHIRICGLMGIATNTDNEKQIKEEFYELHTFFNGIKQSFFRREDFFEILSMGMSADYKIAIEQGSNMVRLGSTIFGERVIKHWKNN; encoded by the coding sequence ATGAGTATTACTGATAACATTACCCGTTTGAAAAACGAAATGGATACTATTAAGGTAACCCTGGTTGCCGTATCCAAAACCAAGCCGGTGAATGAACTGGAAGAAGCCTATAATGCCGGGCAGCGTATTTTTGGTGAGAACCAGGTACAGGAACTTGTAGAAAAGCATGAACAGTTACCTAAAGATATTCAGTGGCACCTTATAGGCCACCTGCAAAGCAACAAGGTTAAATACATTGCCCCTTTCATCAACCTAATTCACTCGGTTGATAGTTTGAAGTTGTTGCAGGAAATTAACAAACATGCCGAAAAAAACAATCGGGTGATTGATTGTCTTTTGCAGATATACATTGCTGATGAAGAAACCAAATTCGGTTTGGGTTTTGATGAGGCTATTGAGTTGCTGCGCTCGGAAGAGTTTACGGCATTAAAGCATATACGTATTTGTGGTTTAATGGGCATAGCCACCAATACTGACAATGAGAAGCAGATTAAAGAAGAGTTTTATGAATTACATACTTTCTTTAACGGCATTAAACAAAGCTTTTTCCGCAGAGAAGATTTTTTTGAAATTTTATCGATGGGTATGTCAGCCGATTACAAAATAGCTATTGAACAAGGCAGTAATATGGTACGCTTGGGCAGTACTATATTCGGTGAGCGCGTAATTAAACATTGGAAAAATAACTAA
- a CDS encoding DUF4296 domain-containing protein, translating to MRIYKILFFLVLVFFSCSSKTPPGILTPEQMTDVLIEVHLIDGQMLVKPQAPDTLYKYGMGQYIMAFKQHHTDSAQFRRSFIYYSRKPDQLSDIYEKVIKNIQSKNDSLTKSISKQQNALPRK from the coding sequence ATGCGTATATATAAAATCTTGTTTTTTTTAGTATTGGTTTTTTTCTCGTGCAGCAGTAAAACACCACCAGGTATATTAACACCTGAGCAAATGACCGATGTATTAATCGAAGTACACTTAATTGATGGGCAGATGCTGGTTAAGCCACAAGCGCCCGACACCTTGTATAAATATGGTATGGGGCAGTATATAATGGCTTTTAAGCAGCATCATACCGACAGCGCGCAGTTTAGAAGAAGTTTTATATACTACTCCCGTAAACCCGACCAGTTAAGTGATATTTACGAGAAGGTGATTAAGAACATTCAAAGTAAAAACGATTCATTGACAAAATCTATTTCTAAACAACAAAATGCTTTACCCCGAAAATAG
- a CDS encoding endonuclease MutS2 encodes MLYPENSTEKLGFTEVKELIKAHCLSSMGQQMVDKIQVMNNYEQIRKFLSQASEFKSILQNDAALPINHFFDIKTLANKARIEGAFLSEEEFFQIQASLSTVFAVIGYFNEREGQYPNLEALFEHLPIEKAILKKIDQIIDNKGKIRPNASRDLLEITSGIAKAEQDARRKIDQIFKSATGNGWTADGTLTVRDGRLCIPLLAENKRKLKGFIHDESATGQTVYMEPEEVFSLNNRIRDLEFERRREIIKILTQLTDELRPYVPLLLSYHGLLTKLDFVRAKALFAIDIEAEMPGVVSEAKIRLINARHPLLFLSFKKEQKIVVPLNMQIDEGVRIITVSGPNAGGKSVCMKTVGLLQMMVQAGLLIPADANSTVGVFKQMFVDIGDDQSIESDLSTYSAHLSKMKHFVENASGKTLILIDEFGTGTDPQFGGPIAEAVLEALNQKKVKGMVTTHYSNLKIFSSNTEGIENASMLFDNVQMKPLYQLDIGKPGSSYAFEIAQKIGLPQNVLNLAKNKISSGQKKVDTLLVDLEREKKEIYDNKVKLDTQQRRVNNLLAENEKLKSYLEENQKALIREAKQQAKEIITNANKLVENTIAEIKSNQADKEKTRNLREKLNRELQRNTVKAEPVPKPAANDEELKAGDWVKLTDSDTTGQVIEIAKDNVIIAIGDLRTVAKRKRVQKISRKDVPKDIRRSFSSTTNDMAGFNPEIDVRGMRGEDALQAIERLMDRAIMMGFGNLKIIHGKGDGILRKLIRNYFKKYDQVSRMEDEHQDRGGDGITYVYFR; translated from the coding sequence ATGCTTTACCCCGAAAATAGTACAGAAAAATTAGGGTTTACCGAGGTAAAGGAACTAATAAAAGCACATTGCCTGAGCAGTATGGGCCAGCAGATGGTTGATAAAATTCAGGTAATGAACAACTATGAGCAGATACGTAAGTTTCTGAGTCAGGCCAGCGAGTTCAAAAGTATTTTACAGAATGATGCTGCGTTACCAATCAATCATTTTTTTGATATCAAAACACTGGCTAATAAAGCTCGCATTGAAGGTGCGTTTTTGTCTGAAGAAGAGTTTTTCCAGATACAGGCATCGTTAAGTACCGTATTTGCCGTAATCGGCTATTTTAATGAGCGCGAAGGTCAGTACCCTAACTTGGAGGCTTTGTTTGAGCATTTGCCCATAGAAAAAGCTATTTTGAAAAAAATTGATCAGATAATAGATAACAAAGGTAAAATACGGCCCAATGCATCAAGGGATTTATTGGAAATTACTTCAGGTATTGCCAAAGCAGAGCAGGACGCACGTCGTAAAATTGATCAGATATTTAAAAGTGCAACTGGCAACGGCTGGACGGCCGATGGTACATTAACGGTACGTGATGGCCGTTTATGTATCCCATTACTGGCTGAAAATAAACGTAAGCTAAAAGGCTTTATTCACGATGAATCGGCTACCGGCCAAACGGTCTACATGGAACCGGAGGAGGTGTTTAGTTTGAATAATCGTATTCGTGATCTGGAATTTGAACGCCGTCGTGAAATTATTAAAATATTAACGCAGTTAACTGACGAACTGCGTCCTTATGTACCCTTGCTGTTATCGTACCATGGCTTATTAACCAAGTTAGATTTTGTGCGTGCAAAAGCCTTATTTGCCATTGATATTGAGGCCGAGATGCCAGGTGTGGTTAGTGAAGCCAAGATTCGATTGATTAATGCCCGGCATCCATTACTGTTTTTAAGCTTTAAAAAAGAGCAGAAAATTGTAGTGCCATTGAATATGCAGATTGATGAAGGTGTACGCATCATTACGGTATCAGGGCCAAACGCAGGTGGTAAGTCAGTTTGTATGAAAACTGTAGGCTTGCTGCAAATGATGGTGCAGGCAGGTTTATTGATACCAGCCGATGCTAACAGTACAGTAGGGGTATTTAAACAGATGTTTGTGGATATTGGTGATGACCAATCCATCGAAAGCGATTTAAGTACTTATAGTGCACATTTATCCAAAATGAAGCATTTTGTAGAAAATGCTAGTGGTAAAACCTTAATATTAATTGACGAATTCGGTACGGGTACCGACCCACAGTTCGGTGGCCCTATTGCTGAAGCGGTTTTAGAGGCCTTAAATCAGAAGAAAGTTAAGGGCATGGTGACCACGCATTATTCTAACCTGAAAATATTCTCAAGTAATACTGAGGGGATAGAAAATGCTTCCATGTTGTTTGATAATGTGCAAATGAAACCTTTATATCAGTTGGATATTGGTAAACCAGGTAGTTCATACGCTTTCGAAATAGCGCAAAAAATAGGATTGCCTCAAAATGTACTTAATCTGGCAAAAAATAAGATTAGTAGCGGTCAGAAAAAGGTGGACACTCTGCTAGTGGATTTAGAGCGGGAGAAAAAAGAGATTTACGATAATAAAGTAAAGCTAGATACCCAACAACGCCGAGTAAATAACCTGTTAGCTGAAAACGAGAAATTAAAAAGTTATTTAGAAGAAAATCAAAAAGCATTAATACGCGAAGCTAAACAACAAGCTAAAGAAATTATTACCAATGCTAATAAACTAGTTGAAAATACCATTGCCGAAATCAAAAGCAACCAGGCAGATAAAGAAAAAACCCGTAATCTGCGTGAAAAATTAAACCGGGAGTTGCAGAGAAATACTGTTAAGGCAGAACCTGTACCAAAGCCTGCTGCTAATGATGAAGAATTAAAAGCTGGTGATTGGGTGAAGTTAACCGATTCAGACACAACAGGACAGGTGATTGAGATAGCTAAAGACAATGTAATTATCGCTATTGGCGACTTACGTACAGTAGCTAAGCGCAAGCGTGTGCAAAAAATATCTCGTAAAGATGTACCTAAAGATATTCGCCGCAGCTTTAGTTCTACTACTAATGATATGGCCGGTTTTAACCCAGAGATTGATGTACGTGGAATGCGGGGAGAAGATGCTTTACAAGCTATTGAACGCCTGATGGATCGAGCTATTATGATGGGCTTCGGCAACTTGAAAATTATTCATGGCAAAGGCGATGGTATTTTGCGCAAGCTCATAAGAAATTACTTCAAGAAGTACGATCAGGTAAGCCGTATGGAAGACGAGCATCAGGATAGGGGAGGCGATGGTATTACTTACGTTTACTTTAGATAA
- a CDS encoding SGNH/GDSL hydrolase family protein — protein sequence MRKLFYSVLSIVISLSASKAQNKVVKSTDTSHIHYMGRIMMQPDSSVQLAWSGTSVVIDFNSSKVEAWLRDEGTTNYYNVIVDGRVVNRIHPSTTKQLYTLVTGLPEGRHKLELFKRTEWAMGKTWFYGFQLDTNAVILPAPFTKKRKIEFFGNSITCGYAVIDSTGKDRGTGEFEDNYSSYAAITARHYDAEYYCTAKSGIGVMISWFPLIMPEMYNRLDANDSQSRWDFSKYTPDVVVINLFQNDSWLINMPNHEQFKARFGTAKPAAETIIQAYQKFVQTIRATYPHAQIICALGNMDATRAGAPWPGYIQQAVAGLHDNQIFTVFFPYKNTPGHPNVKEQQAMSDMLIKFIDQNIKW from the coding sequence ATGCGGAAATTGTTTTACTCGGTTCTTTCAATTGTCATTAGTTTAAGTGCTAGTAAGGCGCAAAACAAGGTGGTAAAAAGCACAGATACCAGCCATATCCACTATATGGGGCGTATCATGATGCAGCCAGATAGTTCTGTACAATTAGCTTGGTCGGGCACCAGTGTAGTTATTGATTTTAACAGTTCGAAGGTGGAAGCTTGGCTACGTGATGAAGGGACCACCAACTATTATAACGTTATTGTTGATGGTAGAGTAGTCAACAGAATACACCCGAGCACTACTAAACAGCTATATACATTAGTTACTGGTTTACCCGAGGGCCGGCATAAATTGGAGTTATTTAAACGTACGGAATGGGCCATGGGAAAAACTTGGTTTTATGGCTTTCAGTTAGATACCAATGCTGTGATATTACCCGCACCGTTTACTAAAAAACGGAAAATTGAATTTTTTGGTAATTCCATCACTTGCGGTTATGCAGTTATTGATAGTACAGGAAAAGATAGAGGTACTGGCGAGTTTGAGGATAATTATAGTAGCTATGCAGCTATTACAGCCCGCCACTACGATGCTGAATATTATTGTACAGCTAAAAGCGGTATTGGTGTAATGATTAGCTGGTTCCCGCTCATCATGCCTGAGATGTATAACCGACTAGATGCCAATGACTCGCAAAGCCGTTGGGATTTTAGCAAATATACGCCTGATGTAGTAGTAATCAACCTGTTTCAGAATGATTCATGGTTAATCAACATGCCGAATCATGAACAGTTTAAAGCACGATTTGGAACAGCAAAGCCAGCAGCTGAAACTATTATCCAAGCCTATCAGAAGTTTGTACAAACTATTCGTGCTACTTATCCGCATGCACAAATTATATGTGCTTTGGGCAACATGGATGCTACCCGAGCTGGTGCACCATGGCCTGGATATATTCAGCAAGCCGTTGCAGGCTTACATGACAATCAAATTTTTACGGTGTTTTTCCCTTACAAAAATACACCTGGTCATCCGAACGTGAAAGAGCAACAAGCCATGTCTGATATGTTGATTAAGTTTATCGACCAGAATATAAAATGGTAG
- a CDS encoding uridine kinase family protein, which yields MNKPYLIGIAGGSGSGKTFFLKCFLEHFTADEVCLVSQDDYYIPVGHTMTAEENKLYNFDLPSTIDHKHFEEDIHQLMNQQVIYKKEYTFNNSNATPKVLEIKPAPIIIVEGLFILHFKTIAELLDMTIFIDADENVALTRRLKRDLNERGYSNDDVTYKWINHVVPSYKEYLLPYRESCDKVVINNTNIAEDIIKITDDISAELREKVLA from the coding sequence ATGAATAAGCCCTATCTGATTGGAATTGCCGGCGGAAGTGGGTCAGGCAAAACTTTCTTTTTAAAATGTTTTCTGGAGCATTTCACTGCTGATGAAGTATGCTTGGTATCACAGGATGATTACTACATTCCTGTAGGACATACCATGACTGCTGAAGAAAATAAGCTATACAATTTTGATTTGCCTTCAACTATTGACCACAAGCATTTTGAAGAAGACATTCATCAATTGATGAATCAACAAGTTATTTACAAAAAAGAATATACGTTTAACAACTCTAACGCAACACCTAAAGTACTTGAAATAAAACCTGCTCCTATTATTATTGTAGAGGGTTTGTTTATACTGCATTTTAAAACAATAGCTGAGTTGTTAGATATGACTATCTTTATTGATGCAGATGAAAATGTAGCTCTTACTAGGCGCCTCAAACGTGACTTAAATGAGCGAGGCTATTCTAATGATGACGTCACTTACAAGTGGATTAATCATGTGGTGCCCTCCTATAAAGAATACCTGTTGCCTTATCGTGAAAGTTGCGATAAAGTAGTTATTAACAACACAAACATAGCTGAAGATATTATTAAAATAACTGATGATATTTCAGCCGAGTTACGAGAAAAGGTATTAGCCTGA
- a CDS encoding LysM peptidoglycan-binding domain-containing protein has product MNVKILLLTTTLSSLSLSLFARTLSDSVGVENQNGRKVILHKLDPKDNYYSIGRRYNVTPSAIIQYNNNASLRVSNIIKVPTEQAFVTSSMPLNNGQQSPYAQQNTTPTSSISDVTQYRVSAGETLYAIARRFNIRVEDIVSLNNLKSNSLTPGQILQIKAAATPATQPVVLSHPLALSPPASSKHDSTAITDNLSSRDSATVERRLPANRYGLSEKNEKGVATWMDDEGMDPNKKLVLHRTAPVGTVIKITNPMTNRTTYAKVVGSFTENEMTKDVIVVMTKSTAESLGALDKRFHVTLSYGTPANE; this is encoded by the coding sequence ATGAACGTAAAGATTTTATTGCTAACAACAACACTTTCATCGTTATCGTTGTCATTATTTGCACGCACCCTATCCGATTCGGTTGGCGTTGAAAATCAAAATGGCAGAAAAGTAATTTTACATAAGCTGGATCCAAAAGATAATTATTACTCTATTGGCCGCCGTTATAATGTAACACCATCGGCTATCATCCAGTACAACAATAATGCATCATTAAGAGTAAGCAACATTATCAAAGTACCTACCGAACAGGCTTTTGTTACTTCATCAATGCCATTAAATAATGGTCAGCAAAGCCCGTATGCACAGCAAAATACAACACCAACTAGCAGCATTAGTGATGTTACGCAGTATCGGGTATCAGCCGGAGAAACGTTATATGCCATTGCCCGGCGCTTTAACATACGGGTTGAAGATATTGTTAGTTTAAACAATCTAAAATCAAACAGCTTAACACCAGGGCAAATTCTGCAAATCAAAGCAGCGGCTACACCTGCTACACAGCCTGTAGTGTTATCACATCCTTTAGCACTGTCACCACCAGCATCATCAAAACACGATAGTACAGCTATCACTGACAATTTATCAAGCAGAGATAGCGCCACTGTTGAACGCCGTTTACCAGCTAACCGCTACGGGCTAAGTGAGAAAAATGAAAAAGGAGTGGCTACCTGGATGGATGATGAAGGTATGGACCCTAACAAAAAGCTGGTTCTGCACCGTACAGCTCCGGTAGGTACTGTCATAAAAATCACCAACCCCATGACGAACCGTACTACTTATGCCAAAGTAGTAGGCAGCTTCACCGAAAATGAAATGACTAAAGACGTGATTGTTGTAATGACGAAAAGCACAGCCGAATCGCTTGGTGCATTAGACAAACGCTTTCATGTAACCTTAAGCTACGGAACACCAGCTAATGAATAA
- a CDS encoding DUF4905 domain-containing protein — translation MPLLQLVIAEHFDGQVWRMEIDPINHILFAEIRMIADRNVNFAAINLNNGETYFKNYTVDERWLTGIEAAFDGVLLLHFYQTENGPTHKGLAAIEASTGNLLWSNFNLSFDHLSINGPVLFDSRLHPPKYNLADIKNGTQIRTYQPSIDTELVQPLLLPQIITIPNNLPPLPAEPYGNNVHYLEYNNLRIVSLHALRAGTLVQYLYIISGNKLIFEDILNTNIQKLQPEAFVMYQNKLVYIKDRSEIKVLNL, via the coding sequence ATGCCATTATTGCAGTTAGTGATTGCTGAACATTTTGACGGCCAAGTTTGGCGAATGGAAATAGACCCTATAAACCATATACTATTTGCTGAAATACGCATGATTGCCGATCGAAATGTAAACTTTGCTGCTATTAATCTAAACAATGGTGAAACTTACTTCAAGAACTACACCGTTGATGAACGCTGGCTTACTGGTATTGAAGCTGCATTTGACGGTGTTTTGCTATTACATTTCTATCAAACCGAAAATGGACCTACTCACAAGGGTTTAGCAGCTATTGAGGCTTCTACCGGAAATTTATTATGGAGTAATTTCAACCTCAGCTTTGATCACCTAAGTATTAATGGTCCTGTTTTATTTGACAGCCGGTTACATCCCCCTAAATATAATCTGGCTGACATTAAAAATGGCACTCAGATACGCACTTACCAGCCCTCTATTGATACCGAACTTGTGCAACCTTTACTGCTGCCACAAATAATTACTATACCTAATAATCTGCCACCGCTACCTGCCGAACCTTATGGAAACAATGTGCATTATTTGGAATACAATAATCTCAGAATTGTATCTTTGCACGCGCTTCGGGCAGGTACACTCGTACAATATTTGTACATCATTAGTGGTAATAAGCTAATTTTTGAAGATATATTGAATACTAATATACAAAAGTTGCAACCCGAGGCGTTTGTTATGTACCAAAATAAACTGGTCTATATAAAAGATCGATCAGAAATTAAGGTATTGAATTTATAA
- a CDS encoding Dps family protein, whose product MDAKEISLNEKDVRPVVDLLNELLANYHIHYQKIRGCHWNIKGHNFFTLHVKFEEMYTNAVQTIDDLAERILTLGKPPYSRYADYIAISKIKEIDTIGQTDDYLVKALVDDMASLIELEREILIASADAGDDGTNDMVNGFMQYKEKNTWMLRSFINQD is encoded by the coding sequence ATGGACGCTAAAGAAATAAGCTTAAACGAAAAAGATGTACGCCCAGTAGTTGATTTATTAAACGAATTACTGGCTAACTACCATATTCATTATCAAAAAATCAGAGGTTGTCACTGGAACATCAAAGGACATAACTTTTTCACGCTACATGTTAAGTTTGAAGAAATGTATACCAATGCTGTACAAACTATTGATGATTTAGCTGAACGTATTTTAACTTTAGGTAAACCGCCATATAGCCGCTATGCTGATTATATAGCTATTTCAAAAATTAAAGAAATAGATACCATTGGCCAAACTGATGATTATTTAGTAAAAGCATTGGTTGATGACATGGCTTCACTGATTGAGTTAGAACGTGAAATTCTAATTGCCAGTGCAGATGCTGGTGATGATGGTACCAATGACATGGTAAATGGCTTTATGCAGTACAAAGAGAAAAACACCTGGATGCTGCGTTCATTCATCAACCAGGATTAA
- a CDS encoding OmpP1/FadL family transporter, whose translation MKFKYLLLVGAATALTSNSFAQTLSQVFANDAIKYSGGQYGSSARIKGVGNASQAVGGDVSSISTNPAGVGFFTRSEISITPELNFANSKSVFFNQNGSANNSSGNLNNAAAVFYSRLNTARGADKNKGWLSLNFGVAYNRTNNFYQNVYYTGQNPSSSITNYYASLATLNPYNTASNKGELPQGSLEGLAYSQYLIDPVGLSKDGTYYVYDSNVATGVNQTKLTSSRGGESEVDLALGGNYSNKFYLGASLGLATLRYDNTSTFIESGNELYNFKTPYTSNFITDQSTTGTGINLKAGFIYKPDDVVRIGATISSPTWYSIRDNTYEGISTRYTTQSFPEDGTTYGTDYNLRTPWKVSGGLAFFIKQFGFISGDVDYVDYKSTRLSGYDSSNDDNDYIRQNFKGAVNARVGAEARVVDNFFLRGGYGIQGTPRKDVQGDVKTASGGIGYRFGKYYVDATYMHITQNAYNSTYAVDFGSGNIDQPTASLKNNYNNIYLTVGVRF comes from the coding sequence ATGAAATTTAAATATTTATTATTAGTGGGTGCTGCTACAGCACTCACCAGCAATAGTTTCGCGCAAACGCTATCACAAGTTTTTGCTAACGATGCTATCAAATACTCAGGCGGCCAGTATGGTTCAAGTGCTCGTATTAAAGGGGTCGGCAATGCCTCACAAGCAGTAGGTGGCGATGTATCTTCTATCAGTACCAACCCTGCCGGTGTCGGCTTTTTTACCCGATCTGAAATCAGCATTACACCTGAATTAAATTTTGCTAATTCGAAGTCGGTATTCTTCAATCAAAATGGCAGCGCCAATAATAGCAGCGGTAATTTAAACAATGCAGCGGCAGTTTTTTATTCCAGACTTAATACTGCCCGTGGCGCTGATAAAAACAAAGGCTGGCTAAGCTTAAACTTTGGTGTAGCTTATAACCGTACCAATAACTTCTACCAAAATGTTTATTATACCGGGCAAAATCCAAGCAGCTCTATAACTAATTATTATGCTTCATTAGCTACGCTTAACCCTTACAATACAGCAAGCAACAAAGGAGAACTTCCACAAGGCAGCTTAGAAGGCCTTGCTTATAGTCAGTATCTGATTGATCCGGTTGGATTGAGTAAAGATGGTACCTATTATGTTTATGATTCAAATGTGGCTACAGGTGTTAATCAAACAAAATTAACTAGTTCAAGAGGGGGCGAATCAGAAGTTGATTTAGCTTTGGGTGGCAATTATAGCAATAAATTTTACTTAGGTGCAAGCCTAGGGCTAGCTACACTACGTTATGATAACACCAGCACATTTATTGAAAGTGGCAACGAGTTATATAACTTTAAAACCCCTTATACATCAAATTTTATTACCGATCAATCTACCACAGGTACTGGTATTAATTTAAAAGCCGGTTTTATTTATAAACCTGATGATGTAGTGCGTATAGGTGCAACTATCAGTTCACCTACCTGGTATTCAATCAGAGATAATACTTATGAAGGTATATCTACCCGGTACACTACCCAAAGCTTTCCTGAAGACGGTACCACCTATGGAACTGATTACAATTTAAGAACACCTTGGAAAGTAAGCGGCGGTTTAGCTTTCTTCATTAAACAATTTGGCTTTATTAGCGGTGATGTTGATTACGTAGATTATAAATCAACACGTTTAAGTGGCTATGATAGCAGCAATGATGATAACGATTATATTCGTCAGAACTTTAAAGGTGCTGTTAATGCTCGTGTAGGTGCAGAAGCTCGTGTGGTTGATAACTTCTTTCTTCGTGGAGGTTACGGCATTCAAGGTACCCCTCGTAAAGATGTTCAAGGTGACGTTAAAACAGCTAGCGGAGGTATAGGTTACCGTTTTGGCAAATACTATGTTGATGCTACTTATATGCATATCACTCAAAATGCATATAACTCAACCTATGCTGTTGATTTTGGTTCAGGCAATATCGATCAGCCTACAGCAAGTTTGAAAAACAACTACAACAATATTTATCTAACAGTAGGTGTACGCTTTTAA